In the Paramisgurnus dabryanus chromosome 5, PD_genome_1.1, whole genome shotgun sequence genome, one interval contains:
- the lzts3a gene encoding leucine zipper putative tumor suppressor 3 isoform X1: MGSVGSGASSQRPITMRSVGTRTTPNGPLVAAPPPNSARRRLDDRSFSADRIPGPSTKAKGVSADERSYNAERDYHANARSHADAERAAAQNANRQQTVNGERLVSNTVFSNGGSRREGHRRGESLDLCGNNIVLMTNEKNVNHQPAPQHKEKNKAKPDNQNPPNILPVSGKLEHAQTNDSLVRPSAFKPVVPKSFHSMQNLVCPLQTSSGTSAGPGSSGSGGSGGEKGGQNPSGAQWEQDSPSSRGTHTGAGRPGQGSLSDSGRNSLTSLPTYTGSSYGPPPALGPLSASTSHINRLGTVALDKLDKPGYQNGVSASDSGRSSSGKSSSSYQRLSHMSDAPAPLRPSPSSDDLIQDLEDRLWEREQEVLHMRRNLDQSEAAIVQVFEEKQRVWEREMEDLRQNYAGRLQQVTRRAQRTQQALQAQISRLQQDKRRLQDEMTLLLAQREELEKKCLDFRKEQADILPRLEETKWEMVYVLSQVCQKAGEISLLKQQLRESQGEVTQRAGEMVALRGQLKELNAQLREREEAELSLKESFCTKTLELERCEAELQSMLAEVTVLRDKLSVFETEVTRLKKALNELSSGSRAGEPGLPEMGQLVASRSRERLLSPLSPPDTPASLAPLPALPAPDTLLTLQSDDSKVQWQESGDLLRKLERLQSELRVERQQRERQALTFAQERQTWQEEKERVLKYQAQLQLSYVEMLQKNQALEERVDKLGCQITTSPQASITSPASPPSAASQEVPPSVSISLTSPTPPVEDKTLPELHQLAPLWPVPTRLERIESTEI; this comes from the exons ATGGGCAGTGTAGGGAGCGGGGCATCCAGTCAACGCCCCATCACCATGCGCAGCGTGGGCACCCGCACCACCCCTAACGGTCCCCTGGTGGCCGCACCGCCTCCCAACTCAGCCCGTCGCCGTCTGGACGACCGAAGTTTCAGCGCCGACCGCATCCCTGGGCCCAGCACCAAAGCAAAAGGCGTCTCCGCCGACGAGCGTAGCTACAACGCCGAAAGGGATTACCACGCCAACGCTCGCAGTCATGCGGATGCCGAACGCGCCGCGGCTCAAAATGCCAACCGTCAGCAAACGGTCAACGGTGAGAGGCTGGTGTCCAACACGGTGTTCTCTAACGGCGGGTCACGGAGAGAAGGCCACCGGAGAGGAGAGAGTCTGGACTTGTGCGGTAACAACATAGTGCTTATGACGAATGAGAAAAATGTCAATCATCAACCTGCACCACAGCACAAAGAGAAAAACAAAGCCAAACCTGATAATCAAAACCCACCAAACATTCTGCCCGTCTCTGGGAAGCTGGAGCATGCACAG ACAAATGACTCTTTGGTGCGTCCGTCAGCCTTCAAACCCGTAGTGCCCAAGAGCTTTCACTCCATGCAGAACCTCGTGTGTCCTCTTCAGACGAGCTCGGGTACAAGCGCTGGTCCGGGCAGCAGTGGAAGCGGAGGCAGCGGAGGAGAAAAGGGAGGGCAGAACCCGTCCGGAGCGCAGTGGGAACAGGACAGTCCCAGTAGTCGGGGAACGCACACGGGAGCGGGCAGGCCTGGTCAGGGCAGTCTGTCTGATTCTGGGAGGAACTCGCTTACCAGTCTGCCCACGTACACGGGGTCGAGCTACGGACCTCCTCCGGCGCTCGGACCCCTCAGTGCCTCCACCAGCCACATCAACCGGCTGGGCACCGTCGCTCTGGATAAACTCGACAAGCCGGGATATCAGAACGGCGTCAGCGCGTCCGATAGTGGCCGATCTTCTTCGGGCAAGAGTTCCTCATCATATCAACGGCTGAGTCACATGAGCGATGCTCCTGCTCCTCTGCGTCCTTCTCCTTCCTCGGACGATCTTATTCAAGACCTGGAGGACCGTCTGTGGGAGAGAGAACAGGAA GTGCTCCACATGCGACGTAACCTGGACCAGAGCGAGGCAGCCATCGTCCAGGTGTTTGAAGAGAAGCAGCGCGTGTGGGAGCGCGAGATGGAGGATTTGAGGCAGAACTACGCCGGTCGGCTCCAGCAGGTGACCCGACGGGCTCAGCGCACGCAGCAGGCCCTGCAGGCGCAGATCAGCCGTCTGCAGCAGGACAAACGCAGACTGCAGGATGAAATGACTCTGCTGCTTGCTCAGAGAGAAGAGCTGGAGAAAAAGTGCTTGGACTTCAGGAAGGAACAGGCTGACATCTTGCCCAGACTTGAGGAAACCAAGTGGGAG ATGGTCTATGTGCTCTCGCAGGTGTGTCAGAAAGCAGGTGAAATCTCTTTACTGAAGCAGCAGCTGAGAGAGAGTCAGGGTGAGGTAACGCAGCGAGCGGGTGAGATGGTGGCACTGAGAGGACAACTGAAAGAGCTTAACGCTcaactgagagagagagaagaggcCGAGCTCAGCCTAAAAGAGTCGTTCTGCACCAAAACACTGGAGCTGGAAAGATGTGAGGCTGAACTACAGAGCATGCTGGCTGAG GTCACAGTACTGAGGGACAAACTAAGCGTGTTTGAAACGGAGGTCACGCGCTTGAAGAAAGCCCTCAATGAGCTCAGCAGCGGCAGTCGCGCCGGCGAACCCGGTCTGCCTGAAATGGGTCAGCTGGTGGCGTCCCGCAGCCGAGAGCGTCTTCTCTCGCCACTCAGCCCTCCGGACACGCCCGCGTCGCTCGCCCCGCTCCCCGCCCTGCCGGCTCCAGATACGCTTCTCACCCTGCAGAGCGACGACTCAAAGGTCCAGTGGCAGGAGTCGGGCGACCTGCTGCGAAAGCTGGAGCGGCTGCAAAGCGAGCTCCGGGTGGAGCGGCAGCAGCGCGAACGACAGGCTCTCACCTTCGCCCAGGAACGCCAAACCTGGCAAGAAGAAAAGGAGCGAGTGCTTAAATATCAAGCGCAGTTGCAGCTCAGTTACGTGGAGATGCTGCAGAAGAACCAGGCTCTGGAGGAGCGAGTGGATAAGCTGGGCTGTCAGATCACCACGTCACCCCAGGCTTCCATCACCTCCCCCGCCTCGCCTCCCTCCGCGGCCTCGCAGGAGGTGCCGCCGTCCGTGTCTATATCGCTCACCTCGCCGACTCCTCCAGTGGAAGACAAGACGCTGCCGGAGCTGCACCAACTGGCGCCCCTGTGGCCGGTTCCAACTCGGCTGGAGAGGATCGAGTCGACGGAGATCTGA
- the lzts3a gene encoding leucine zipper putative tumor suppressor 3 isoform X2, with protein MGSVGSGASSQRPITMRSVGTRTTPNGPLVAAPPPNSARRRLDDRSFSADRIPGPSTKAKGVSADERSYNAERDYHANARSHADAERAAAQNANRQQTVNGERLVSNTVFSNGGSRREGHRRGESLDLCGNNIVLMTNEKNVNHQPAPQHKEKNKAKPDNQNPPNILPVSGKLEHAQTNDSLVRPSAFKPVVPKSFHSMQNLVCPLQTSSGTSAGPGSSGSGGSGGEKGGQNPSGAQWEQDSPSSRGTHTGAGRPGQGSLSDSGRNSLTSLPTYTGSSYGPPPALGPLSASTSHINRLGTVALDKLDKPGYQNGVSASDSGRSSSGKSSSSYQRLSHMSDAPAPLRPSPSSDDLIQDLEDRLWEREQEVLHMRRNLDQSEAAIVQVFEEKQRVWEREMEDLRQNYAGRLQQVTRRAQRTQQALQAQISRLQQDKRRLQDEMTLLLAQREELEKKCLDFRKEQADILPRLEETKWEVCQKAGEISLLKQQLRESQGEVTQRAGEMVALRGQLKELNAQLREREEAELSLKESFCTKTLELERCEAELQSMLAEVTVLRDKLSVFETEVTRLKKALNELSSGSRAGEPGLPEMGQLVASRSRERLLSPLSPPDTPASLAPLPALPAPDTLLTLQSDDSKVQWQESGDLLRKLERLQSELRVERQQRERQALTFAQERQTWQEEKERVLKYQAQLQLSYVEMLQKNQALEERVDKLGCQITTSPQASITSPASPPSAASQEVPPSVSISLTSPTPPVEDKTLPELHQLAPLWPVPTRLERIESTEI; from the exons ATGGGCAGTGTAGGGAGCGGGGCATCCAGTCAACGCCCCATCACCATGCGCAGCGTGGGCACCCGCACCACCCCTAACGGTCCCCTGGTGGCCGCACCGCCTCCCAACTCAGCCCGTCGCCGTCTGGACGACCGAAGTTTCAGCGCCGACCGCATCCCTGGGCCCAGCACCAAAGCAAAAGGCGTCTCCGCCGACGAGCGTAGCTACAACGCCGAAAGGGATTACCACGCCAACGCTCGCAGTCATGCGGATGCCGAACGCGCCGCGGCTCAAAATGCCAACCGTCAGCAAACGGTCAACGGTGAGAGGCTGGTGTCCAACACGGTGTTCTCTAACGGCGGGTCACGGAGAGAAGGCCACCGGAGAGGAGAGAGTCTGGACTTGTGCGGTAACAACATAGTGCTTATGACGAATGAGAAAAATGTCAATCATCAACCTGCACCACAGCACAAAGAGAAAAACAAAGCCAAACCTGATAATCAAAACCCACCAAACATTCTGCCCGTCTCTGGGAAGCTGGAGCATGCACAG ACAAATGACTCTTTGGTGCGTCCGTCAGCCTTCAAACCCGTAGTGCCCAAGAGCTTTCACTCCATGCAGAACCTCGTGTGTCCTCTTCAGACGAGCTCGGGTACAAGCGCTGGTCCGGGCAGCAGTGGAAGCGGAGGCAGCGGAGGAGAAAAGGGAGGGCAGAACCCGTCCGGAGCGCAGTGGGAACAGGACAGTCCCAGTAGTCGGGGAACGCACACGGGAGCGGGCAGGCCTGGTCAGGGCAGTCTGTCTGATTCTGGGAGGAACTCGCTTACCAGTCTGCCCACGTACACGGGGTCGAGCTACGGACCTCCTCCGGCGCTCGGACCCCTCAGTGCCTCCACCAGCCACATCAACCGGCTGGGCACCGTCGCTCTGGATAAACTCGACAAGCCGGGATATCAGAACGGCGTCAGCGCGTCCGATAGTGGCCGATCTTCTTCGGGCAAGAGTTCCTCATCATATCAACGGCTGAGTCACATGAGCGATGCTCCTGCTCCTCTGCGTCCTTCTCCTTCCTCGGACGATCTTATTCAAGACCTGGAGGACCGTCTGTGGGAGAGAGAACAGGAA GTGCTCCACATGCGACGTAACCTGGACCAGAGCGAGGCAGCCATCGTCCAGGTGTTTGAAGAGAAGCAGCGCGTGTGGGAGCGCGAGATGGAGGATTTGAGGCAGAACTACGCCGGTCGGCTCCAGCAGGTGACCCGACGGGCTCAGCGCACGCAGCAGGCCCTGCAGGCGCAGATCAGCCGTCTGCAGCAGGACAAACGCAGACTGCAGGATGAAATGACTCTGCTGCTTGCTCAGAGAGAAGAGCTGGAGAAAAAGTGCTTGGACTTCAGGAAGGAACAGGCTGACATCTTGCCCAGACTTGAGGAAACCAAGTGGGAG GTGTGTCAGAAAGCAGGTGAAATCTCTTTACTGAAGCAGCAGCTGAGAGAGAGTCAGGGTGAGGTAACGCAGCGAGCGGGTGAGATGGTGGCACTGAGAGGACAACTGAAAGAGCTTAACGCTcaactgagagagagagaagaggcCGAGCTCAGCCTAAAAGAGTCGTTCTGCACCAAAACACTGGAGCTGGAAAGATGTGAGGCTGAACTACAGAGCATGCTGGCTGAG GTCACAGTACTGAGGGACAAACTAAGCGTGTTTGAAACGGAGGTCACGCGCTTGAAGAAAGCCCTCAATGAGCTCAGCAGCGGCAGTCGCGCCGGCGAACCCGGTCTGCCTGAAATGGGTCAGCTGGTGGCGTCCCGCAGCCGAGAGCGTCTTCTCTCGCCACTCAGCCCTCCGGACACGCCCGCGTCGCTCGCCCCGCTCCCCGCCCTGCCGGCTCCAGATACGCTTCTCACCCTGCAGAGCGACGACTCAAAGGTCCAGTGGCAGGAGTCGGGCGACCTGCTGCGAAAGCTGGAGCGGCTGCAAAGCGAGCTCCGGGTGGAGCGGCAGCAGCGCGAACGACAGGCTCTCACCTTCGCCCAGGAACGCCAAACCTGGCAAGAAGAAAAGGAGCGAGTGCTTAAATATCAAGCGCAGTTGCAGCTCAGTTACGTGGAGATGCTGCAGAAGAACCAGGCTCTGGAGGAGCGAGTGGATAAGCTGGGCTGTCAGATCACCACGTCACCCCAGGCTTCCATCACCTCCCCCGCCTCGCCTCCCTCCGCGGCCTCGCAGGAGGTGCCGCCGTCCGTGTCTATATCGCTCACCTCGCCGACTCCTCCAGTGGAAGACAAGACGCTGCCGGAGCTGCACCAACTGGCGCCCCTGTGGCCGGTTCCAACTCGGCTGGAGAGGATCGAGTCGACGGAGATCTGA
- the LOC135732773 gene encoding uncharacterized protein, which produces MTLTLTPAAVCQCFTLVSLCTSIADPNWIQIQNRSETNGKQLIYGVSFTLHAYQNLTDTGPLGGLNGWGMWLLYALAGLCYLAVLFSSLSFLLDFLGTAFPHHRLLTSLHISTAFNCLAVLGVCVTCLCVIERNLQRGRHNRSGSSPSDGQSKGLQVSPGESLYIEILGLIFSVMACAFAIKGGPEPITPRDYLSVDTEDDDLTEPLIGEAELEE; this is translated from the exons ATGACTCTGACGTTGACCCCTGCGGCCgtgtgtcagtgcttcactCTTGTGTCGCTGTGCACGTCTATCGCAGATCCCAACTGGATCCAGATCCAAAATCGCTCTGAAACGAATGGCAAACAGCTCATCTATGGGGTGTCTTTTACTCTACACGCATATCAGAATCTCACAGACACAG GTCCGCTGGGTGGACTCAATGGATGGGGAATGTGGCTGTTGTATGCACTAGCAGGTCTTTGTTACCTCGCAGTCCTGTTTTCCAGTTTATCTTTCCTGCTGGACTTTCTCGGCACAGCTTTCCCTCACCACCGACTGCTGACCTCACTGCATATATCAACAG CATTTAACTGCCTGGCGGTTCTGGGTGTGTGTGTAACCTGTCTGTGTGTGATTGAACGAAACCTGCAGCGAGGGAGACACAACCGATCGGGGAGCAGCCCGTCTGATGGTCAAAGTAAAGGACTGCAGGTGTCTCCGGGAGAAAGCTTGTACATTGAGATATTAGGCCTGATCTTCTCTGTTATGGCCTGCGCTTTTGCCATCAAGGGTGGACCAGAGCCCATCACACCCCGTGACTACCTGAGCGTGGACACAGAGGACGATGACCTGACCGAGCCTTTGATTGGTGAAGCCGAGCTGGAGGAGTGA
- the LOC135732772 gene encoding DDRGK domain-containing protein 1 isoform X2 translates to MDVVIYIVAAVILLCLIVFAVKVRGRAEEEDREHSQNVAARAAARPQPVEDRGAGMPRRRRNLHSRMTAQQRIQQDTSDNEAHPIEEDENQEDGHQSEERPQPAGKIGAKKQKKLEEKQARRAQREAELEEREERKRMQELREQERQKEEENERLQEQKRDEELRRTKEEQERREEEEYQRLKESFVIEEQGETEELSEQESRNLLQEFIDYVKTSKVVLLEDLASHFEMRTQDAIARLQDLMAQGFLTGVIDDRGKFIFITPQELDAVAEFIKQRGRVSITELAQASNTLINLNPEIQSNA, encoded by the exons ATGGATGTAGTTATTTATATTGTAGCTGCGGTTATTCTGCTTTGTTTGATCGTGTTTGCTGTGAAGGTTCGTGGACGCGCTGAAGAAG AAGATCGTGAACACAGTCAGAATGTCGCAGCTCGAGCTGCAGCGCGTCCGCAGCCGGTGGAGGACAGGGGTGCTGGGATGCCTCGTCGCCGTAGAAACCTCCACAGCCGAATGACTGCACAGCAACGCATACAGCAGGACACATCAGACAACG AGGCTCATCCTATAGAAGAAGATGAGAATCAAGAGGATGGACATCAATCTGAAGAACGCCCTCAACCCGCTGGTAAAATTGGGGCAAAGAAACAGAAAAAGCTGGAGGAGAAACAAGCGAGGAGAGCTCAGAGAGAG GCTGAACTGGAAGAGCGAGAGGAGAGGAAGAGGATGCAGGAGCTCCGAGAGCAAGAAAGACAGAAGGAAGAGGAGAACGAGCGACTCCAGGAGCAGAAACGG GATGAGGAGTTACGTCGAACCAAAGAGGAGCAGGagaggagagaagaggaggAGTATCAGAGGCTAAAGGAGTCGTTCGTGATTGAGGAGCAGGGGGAGACAGAGGAGCTCAGTGAACAGGAG TCTCGTAACCTCCTGCAAGAGTTCATCGATTATGTAAAG ACATCTAAAGTGGTTTTGTTGGAGGATTTGGCATCTCACTTTGAAATGCGCACACAG GATGCTATTGCTAGACTGCAGGATTTGATGGCACAAGGTTTTCTCACag GCGTGATTGATGACAGGGGGAAGTTTATTTTCATCACCCCGCAGGAGCTGGACGCTGTGGCCGAGTTCATCAAACAGAGAGGACGCGTCTCCATCACAGAGCTGGCCCAAGCCAGTAACACCCTCATAAACCTCAACCCAGAGATCCAGAGTAACGCGTGA
- the LOC135732772 gene encoding DDRGK domain-containing protein 1 isoform X1 produces MDVVIYIVAAVILLCLIVFAVKVRGRAEEAEDREHSQNVAARAAARPQPVEDRGAGMPRRRRNLHSRMTAQQRIQQDTSDNEAHPIEEDENQEDGHQSEERPQPAGKIGAKKQKKLEEKQARRAQREAELEEREERKRMQELREQERQKEEENERLQEQKRDEELRRTKEEQERREEEEYQRLKESFVIEEQGETEELSEQESRNLLQEFIDYVKTSKVVLLEDLASHFEMRTQDAIARLQDLMAQGFLTGVIDDRGKFIFITPQELDAVAEFIKQRGRVSITELAQASNTLINLNPEIQSNA; encoded by the exons ATGGATGTAGTTATTTATATTGTAGCTGCGGTTATTCTGCTTTGTTTGATCGTGTTTGCTGTGAAGGTTCGTGGACGCGCTGAAGAAG CAGAAGATCGTGAACACAGTCAGAATGTCGCAGCTCGAGCTGCAGCGCGTCCGCAGCCGGTGGAGGACAGGGGTGCTGGGATGCCTCGTCGCCGTAGAAACCTCCACAGCCGAATGACTGCACAGCAACGCATACAGCAGGACACATCAGACAACG AGGCTCATCCTATAGAAGAAGATGAGAATCAAGAGGATGGACATCAATCTGAAGAACGCCCTCAACCCGCTGGTAAAATTGGGGCAAAGAAACAGAAAAAGCTGGAGGAGAAACAAGCGAGGAGAGCTCAGAGAGAG GCTGAACTGGAAGAGCGAGAGGAGAGGAAGAGGATGCAGGAGCTCCGAGAGCAAGAAAGACAGAAGGAAGAGGAGAACGAGCGACTCCAGGAGCAGAAACGG GATGAGGAGTTACGTCGAACCAAAGAGGAGCAGGagaggagagaagaggaggAGTATCAGAGGCTAAAGGAGTCGTTCGTGATTGAGGAGCAGGGGGAGACAGAGGAGCTCAGTGAACAGGAG TCTCGTAACCTCCTGCAAGAGTTCATCGATTATGTAAAG ACATCTAAAGTGGTTTTGTTGGAGGATTTGGCATCTCACTTTGAAATGCGCACACAG GATGCTATTGCTAGACTGCAGGATTTGATGGCACAAGGTTTTCTCACag GCGTGATTGATGACAGGGGGAAGTTTATTTTCATCACCCCGCAGGAGCTGGACGCTGTGGCCGAGTTCATCAAACAGAGAGGACGCGTCTCCATCACAGAGCTGGCCCAAGCCAGTAACACCCTCATAAACCTCAACCCAGAGATCCAGAGTAACGCGTGA